In a single window of the Victivallis lenta genome:
- a CDS encoding electron transfer flavoprotein subunit alpha/FixB family protein, whose amino-acid sequence MAHIRIHQEKAADPAALAALCPFGAIRADGGKLDIDAGCKMCRICIRRGNGVFEYVEDRSPSVDKSAWRGIAVIAEQTAGTVHPVTYELIGKARELAGKTGQTVYCVLIGHEVAEKADELLAYGADEVFVYDDPALEHFRIEPYAAVLEEFINAKHPSAVLVGGTPSGRSLAPRAAARFRTGLTADCTFLDMQPNTDLDQIRPAYGGNIMAHINTPNHRPQFATVRYKIFSIPPKGAASGRVTRRAVPPEKLASGISVVRVAEKQRETGIEEAEVLVVAGRGVRRAEDLAMLEELAGLLGGKLASTRSLTEAGWVNPRSQIGLSGRTVKPKLIITCGVSGAIQFVAGMNGSELIVAINTDPDAPIFKVAHIGVRGDLYQIVPRLIEKIKNGKGR is encoded by the coding sequence ATGGCGCATATCAGAATCCATCAGGAGAAGGCCGCCGATCCGGCGGCGCTCGCGGCGCTCTGCCCGTTCGGAGCCATCCGCGCCGACGGCGGCAAACTCGACATCGACGCGGGATGCAAGATGTGCCGGATCTGCATCCGCAGGGGCAACGGCGTTTTCGAGTACGTCGAAGACCGCTCTCCGTCGGTCGACAAATCGGCCTGGCGCGGCATCGCGGTCATCGCGGAGCAGACCGCCGGAACCGTGCATCCGGTCACCTATGAACTGATCGGCAAGGCGCGCGAACTCGCCGGGAAAACCGGACAGACGGTCTACTGCGTCCTCATCGGGCATGAAGTCGCGGAGAAGGCGGACGAACTGCTCGCCTATGGCGCCGATGAGGTGTTCGTCTATGACGACCCGGCGCTCGAGCATTTCCGGATCGAACCGTACGCGGCCGTGCTCGAGGAGTTCATCAACGCGAAACACCCGTCCGCCGTGCTGGTCGGCGGCACGCCGTCGGGACGCTCGCTCGCGCCGCGGGCCGCGGCACGCTTCCGGACCGGGCTCACGGCGGACTGCACCTTCCTCGATATGCAGCCGAACACGGACCTCGACCAGATCCGCCCGGCCTACGGCGGCAACATCATGGCGCACATCAACACGCCGAACCACAGGCCGCAGTTCGCGACGGTCCGCTACAAAATCTTTTCGATCCCGCCGAAGGGCGCGGCATCCGGCAGGGTCACGCGCCGCGCCGTCCCGCCGGAAAAGCTCGCGTCGGGCATTTCGGTCGTCCGGGTGGCCGAAAAACAGCGCGAAACCGGCATCGAGGAGGCGGAGGTCCTCGTCGTCGCCGGACGCGGCGTCCGCAGGGCGGAGGACCTTGCGATGCTTGAGGAACTCGCCGGGCTGCTCGGGGGAAAACTCGCCTCGACCCGTTCGCTTACCGAAGCGGGCTGGGTCAATCCGCGCAGCCAGATCGGGCTCTCCGGGCGGACGGTCAAGCCGAAGCTCATCATCACCTGCGGCGTCTCGGGGGCGATCCAGTTCGTCGCCGGCATGAACGGTTCGGAGCTGATCGTCGCGATCAACACGGACCCGGACGCGCCGATTTTCAAGGTCGCGCACATCGGCGTCCGCGGCGACCTCTATCAGATCGTGCCGCGGCTGATTGAAAAGATCAAGAACGGAAAGGGCAGGTAA
- a CDS encoding electron transfer flavoprotein subunit beta/FixA family protein: protein MKITVCIKQVPGTAQVEIDPATGVLKRDGVESKMNPYDLYALETALRFKQSHGAEITAVTMGPPQAESVIREAFMMGVDHGAIFSDRRFGGSDVLATAYTLAQGIRAAGGADLVICGKQTTDGDTAQVGAELAEFLGIPHVAGVSRIHELSGEEILLDLDLPLHVETVRVKLPCLVCVEKGIYEPRLPSFRRKLETAGRPVRTFTLDDMEDPAPEHYGLSGSPTQVKRIFPPENTNTHESWEGSGDELAERLRRLLDDRKFLQQLR from the coding sequence ATGAAAATAACGGTATGCATCAAGCAGGTGCCGGGAACCGCCCAGGTCGAAATCGACCCGGCGACCGGCGTATTGAAACGCGACGGCGTCGAATCGAAGATGAATCCGTACGACCTCTACGCGCTCGAAACCGCACTGCGGTTCAAGCAGTCGCACGGAGCCGAAATCACGGCCGTAACGATGGGGCCGCCGCAGGCCGAAAGCGTGATCCGCGAAGCGTTCATGATGGGCGTCGATCACGGCGCGATCTTCTCCGACCGCCGCTTCGGCGGTTCGGATGTACTCGCGACGGCCTACACGCTCGCGCAGGGAATCCGGGCGGCGGGCGGCGCCGACCTCGTGATCTGCGGCAAACAGACCACCGACGGCGACACCGCGCAGGTCGGCGCGGAGCTCGCGGAGTTCCTCGGCATTCCGCACGTCGCGGGCGTATCGCGGATTCATGAGCTCAGCGGCGAAGAAATCCTGCTCGATCTTGATCTGCCGCTCCATGTGGAAACGGTGCGGGTCAAGCTGCCGTGCCTGGTCTGCGTCGAGAAAGGGATTTACGAGCCGCGGCTGCCGTCGTTCCGGCGCAAGCTCGAAACGGCCGGCCGTCCGGTCCGGACCTTCACGCTCGACGATATGGAGGACCCGGCGCCGGAACACTACGGGCTCTCCGGCTCCCCGACCCAGGTAAAACGGATTTTTCCGCCGGAAAATACGAATACGCACGAAAGCTGGGAGGGCTCCGGCGATGAGCTCGCGGAACGCCTACGCCGCCTTCTCGACGACAGGAAATTCCTGCAGCAGCTGAGGTAA
- a CDS encoding alpha-amylase family glycosyl hydrolase, whose product MSNLTAKAAPEFLKDSVIYQINLRTFTPDGTLRAAERLLPHIAALGADMVYLCPVTLADDDPRPEFWSDRQKQSGLNNPKNIYRVGDYYAVDPEYGTDDDLKSFVRTAHGLGLRVLLDLVYYHCGPSAAFLAEHPDFAVRDENGEIRNGHWHFPELNFASSGLREYLWRNMEYFVREFDVDGYRCDVAGAVPLDFWEEGRRRIDALKPGLIMLAESEGDRREEQRAAFELNYGMTFIWSFPAVLRGEKPASALREAREQRRAEALPGARFLAAFDNHDLANDQYDDRIEKLGPERIEAALAFCFALDGVPLLYCGQEIADSHRHSIFGNRFYGPGLVIDWSNAVTPAGERRMRFLKELIALRRRTPALTQGETVWLDNPYPDELLTFRRTMPAESVLTAVNFGRETRTVGTGGGEVLFRGGGAALNGGDEAVLPPSGFLISRT is encoded by the coding sequence ATGTCGAACCTGACGGCAAAAGCCGCGCCGGAATTCCTGAAGGACTCGGTCATCTACCAGATCAATCTGCGCACATTCACGCCCGACGGGACGCTGAGGGCGGCGGAACGGCTGCTGCCGCACATCGCCGCGCTCGGGGCGGATATGGTCTATCTCTGTCCGGTCACGCTGGCCGACGACGACCCGCGCCCGGAATTCTGGAGCGACCGCCAGAAGCAGTCCGGGCTCAACAACCCGAAGAACATCTACCGCGTCGGCGACTACTACGCGGTCGATCCCGAATACGGCACGGATGACGACCTGAAATCGTTCGTCCGCACCGCCCACGGCCTCGGGCTCCGCGTGCTGCTCGACCTGGTCTACTACCACTGCGGCCCGTCGGCGGCGTTCCTCGCGGAACATCCGGATTTCGCGGTCCGCGACGAAAACGGGGAAATCCGGAACGGCCATTGGCATTTCCCGGAGCTGAATTTCGCTTCGTCCGGATTGCGCGAATACCTGTGGCGGAACATGGAGTATTTCGTCCGGGAATTCGACGTCGACGGCTACCGCTGCGACGTGGCCGGGGCCGTTCCGCTCGATTTCTGGGAGGAAGGGCGGCGGCGCATCGACGCGCTGAAACCCGGGCTGATCATGCTGGCCGAAAGCGAGGGCGACCGCCGCGAGGAGCAGCGCGCCGCCTTCGAATTGAACTACGGCATGACGTTCATCTGGAGCTTCCCGGCAGTCCTCCGCGGAGAAAAACCGGCCTCGGCATTGCGCGAGGCCCGCGAACAGCGCCGGGCGGAGGCGCTGCCCGGCGCGCGGTTCCTCGCCGCCTTCGACAACCACGATCTTGCGAACGACCAGTATGACGACCGGATCGAGAAACTCGGCCCCGAGCGGATCGAAGCCGCCCTCGCCTTCTGCTTTGCGCTTGACGGTGTGCCGCTGCTCTACTGCGGGCAGGAGATCGCCGACTCGCACCGCCACAGCATCTTCGGGAACCGTTTTTACGGCCCCGGGCTCGTCATCGACTGGTCGAACGCGGTCACGCCGGCCGGCGAACGCCGCATGAGATTCCTGAAGGAACTGATCGCCCTCCGCCGCCGGACGCCGGCCCTGACGCAGGGGGAAACCGTCTGGCTCGACAACCCGTATCCGGATGAGCTTCTGACTTTCCGGCGGACGATGCCGGCGGAGAGCGTCCTCACCGCCGTCAATTTCGGCCGCGAGACCCGGACCGTCGGGACAGGAGGCGGAGAGGTGCTTTTCCGCGGCGGCGGGGCCGCCCTGAACGGCGGAGACGAAGCGGTTCTGCCGCCTTCCGGATTTCTGATTTCGCGGACTTGA
- a CDS encoding peptidylprolyl isomerase, protein MDNSRMMALLVAGSMICGGFAASAADEAKKAETAKPAEAAKAAETVKPAETKPEDLFAVVPAVVAEVKGEKITKDMLVAEVMKMFPNGKIPEGVTADNLKAALPGIVKQLVIQKIFETEMAKAGIKPSAEMVKEKIGEEFKKMDKQMLAMITQQLQMQNKTVDQYIDEMSKEPMAQQQIANQMYLEEKVLKNLKFDKTIPADAAKKYYDENAAQFKEEADKPDQIRASHILIAPDGKDDAADKKAQEKAAALLKQLKENPKLFEELAKENSTCPSSARGGSLGAFGKGQMVPEFEKATLALKPGEISAEPVKTQFGYHIIRRDALQTEGTTIPFEKVKGDIESFLKAQKDVEEKQQQQKAVMEFFQQLEKEYGVKYLIPMPEELGK, encoded by the coding sequence ATGGACAACAGCAGAATGATGGCGCTTCTCGTCGCCGGCAGCATGATCTGCGGCGGCTTTGCGGCGTCCGCGGCCGACGAAGCCAAGAAGGCCGAGACGGCCAAGCCGGCTGAAGCGGCCAAGGCCGCCGAAACGGTCAAGCCGGCCGAAACCAAGCCGGAGGACCTCTTCGCAGTGGTGCCGGCGGTCGTCGCCGAAGTCAAGGGCGAAAAGATCACGAAAGACATGCTCGTGGCCGAAGTCATGAAAATGTTCCCGAACGGCAAGATTCCCGAGGGCGTCACCGCCGACAATCTCAAGGCCGCGCTGCCGGGCATCGTCAAGCAGCTCGTGATCCAGAAGATTTTCGAGACCGAGATGGCCAAGGCCGGCATCAAGCCGTCCGCCGAAATGGTCAAGGAAAAAATCGGCGAAGAGTTCAAGAAGATGGACAAGCAGATGCTCGCCATGATCACCCAGCAGCTCCAGATGCAGAACAAGACCGTCGATCAGTACATCGACGAGATGTCCAAGGAGCCGATGGCGCAGCAGCAGATCGCCAACCAGATGTATCTGGAGGAGAAGGTCCTGAAGAACCTGAAGTTCGACAAGACCATCCCGGCCGATGCTGCGAAGAAATACTATGACGAGAACGCCGCCCAGTTCAAGGAAGAGGCCGACAAGCCGGACCAGATCCGCGCCTCCCACATCCTGATCGCCCCCGACGGCAAGGATGATGCCGCCGACAAGAAGGCGCAGGAGAAGGCTGCCGCGCTGCTGAAGCAGCTCAAGGAGAATCCGAAGCTCTTCGAAGAGCTCGCCAAAGAGAACAGCACCTGCCCGAGCAGCGCCCGCGGCGGTTCGCTCGGCGCCTTCGGCAAGGGCCAGATGGTTCCGGAATTCGAAAAGGCGACCCTCGCGCTCAAGCCGGGCGAAATTTCGGCCGAGCCGGTCAAAACGCAGTTCGGATATCACATCATCCGCCGCGACGCCCTGCAGACCGAAGGCACGACCATTCCGTTCGAAAAGGTCAAGGGCGACATCGAATCGTTCCTGAAGGCCCAGAAGGACGTCGAAGAGAAGCAGCAGCAGCAGAAAGCCGTCATGGAGTTCTTCCAGCAGCTTGAGAAGGAATACGGCGTCAAGTACCTGATTCCGATGCCGGAAGAGCTCGGCAAGTAA
- the larA gene encoding nickel-dependent lactate racemase, which translates to MRRVSIPYDRTVLEAEIDERNFLGCFESALPAAAADQAAAVREALDRPVGSPLLEELAAGRRSAVIIASDHTRPVPSRILMPQLLERLRRGSPGIDVTILIATGFHRGTTRRELVEKFGEKIAADEKIVVHDSSDESMLTSLGTLPSGGELVINRLAAETELLLAEGFIEPHFFAGFSGGRKSVLPGIAARRTVLANHCSEFIQSPYARTGNLENNPIHRDMLFAAETAKLAFIANVIIGRDRKIVRAFAGDPVAAHAEGCGCLRRFAGVAVPQADIVLTGNGGYPLDQNVYQAVKGMTAGEAACREGGVIIIAASCSDGHGGESFYRNLAEAASPEELLARVAAVPRGRTEPDQWEFQILARILSKRKVIVVTRDCDHRMLERMHLSAASTLPEALGMAYALLGPEAKVAAIPDGVSVIVNPSRCL; encoded by the coding sequence ATGAGACGCGTAAGCATTCCGTACGACCGGACCGTCCTTGAGGCGGAAATCGACGAGAGGAATTTTCTCGGCTGCTTCGAATCAGCGCTGCCCGCCGCCGCGGCGGACCAGGCGGCGGCCGTCCGCGAAGCGCTGGACCGGCCCGTCGGCTCCCCGCTCCTCGAGGAGCTCGCCGCAGGCAGGCGTTCGGCCGTAATCATCGCGAGCGACCACACCCGGCCGGTCCCGAGCCGGATTCTCATGCCGCAGCTGCTCGAACGGCTGCGGAGGGGCTCCCCCGGCATCGACGTCACGATCCTCATCGCAACCGGCTTCCACCGCGGCACGACCCGGCGCGAACTCGTCGAAAAATTCGGAGAGAAGATCGCCGCGGACGAAAAAATCGTCGTCCACGACTCTTCGGACGAATCGATGCTGACCAGCCTCGGCACACTCCCCTCCGGCGGCGAGCTCGTCATAAACCGCCTCGCCGCCGAAACGGAACTCCTGCTGGCGGAGGGGTTCATCGAACCGCACTTCTTCGCCGGTTTTTCAGGCGGCCGCAAAAGCGTCCTGCCCGGAATCGCCGCGCGCCGGACGGTGCTGGCCAACCACTGTTCGGAATTCATCCAAAGCCCGTATGCGCGGACCGGCAATCTTGAGAACAACCCGATCCACCGCGACATGCTGTTCGCGGCAGAAACGGCGAAACTCGCCTTCATCGCGAACGTGATCATCGGCCGTGACAGGAAAATCGTGCGCGCCTTCGCAGGCGACCCGGTCGCCGCCCACGCGGAGGGCTGCGGCTGCCTGCGCCGGTTCGCCGGAGTCGCCGTGCCGCAGGCCGACATCGTCCTCACCGGCAACGGCGGCTATCCGCTCGACCAGAACGTCTACCAGGCGGTCAAGGGCATGACGGCGGGTGAAGCGGCCTGCCGCGAAGGAGGCGTCATCATCATCGCCGCAAGCTGTTCCGACGGACACGGCGGCGAATCGTTCTACCGGAACCTGGCGGAGGCGGCTTCGCCGGAGGAGCTGCTCGCGCGGGTCGCGGCCGTTCCGCGCGGCCGGACCGAACCGGACCAGTGGGAGTTTCAGATCCTCGCCCGCATCCTGTCGAAGCGGAAGGTCATCGTCGTCACCCGCGACTGCGACCACCGGATGCTCGAGAGGATGCACCTCTCTGCCGCCTCCACCCTCCCCGAAGCGCTCGGCATGGCGTACGCGCTGCTCGGGCCGGAGGCGAAGGTCGCGGCCATTCCGGATGGAGTCTCCGTCATCGTCAACCCCAGCAGGTGTTTATGA
- a CDS encoding AraC family transcriptional regulator, protein MRQRLIEKAKLLPEPESYFRGREIGGGFRLPSSLLLYWHDYPHERTIISTRHMLILPAVPMEYLVSGNRIALEPGRALLVKPYLRRSVPEGRERHDRLIVSFEAEEGQPYLPAEPLMEANDAAFAAAERLVDAYLDGDTLRSMFELVLLLRELSAGQLPRRDAPLSPPVKAVLNRINQELTRQLSIKLLAEGAGLSASHLRRKFREELGIALGDYLAERRLNAARRLLEETDEPVGRIAAACGYDSIYSFSRFFRKRTGVAPSFWRKSGGR, encoded by the coding sequence ATGAGACAACGCCTGATCGAAAAAGCGAAGCTGCTGCCGGAGCCGGAAAGTTATTTCCGGGGGCGCGAGATCGGCGGCGGCTTCCGCCTGCCGTCGAGCCTTCTGCTTTACTGGCACGATTATCCGCATGAGCGGACGATCATCAGCACACGCCATATGCTGATCCTTCCGGCGGTGCCGATGGAGTATCTGGTGAGCGGAAACCGGATCGCGCTGGAGCCGGGCCGGGCGCTGCTGGTCAAGCCGTATCTGCGGCGCAGCGTCCCGGAGGGGCGGGAGCGTCATGACCGTCTGATCGTTTCGTTCGAGGCGGAGGAGGGGCAGCCGTACCTGCCCGCCGAACCGCTGATGGAGGCGAACGATGCGGCATTCGCGGCGGCGGAGCGCCTGGTCGACGCTTATCTCGACGGCGATACGCTGCGGTCGATGTTCGAGCTGGTACTGCTGCTGCGCGAACTGTCGGCCGGGCAGCTGCCGAGGAGGGACGCGCCGCTCTCCCCGCCGGTCAAAGCCGTGCTGAACCGGATCAACCAGGAGCTGACCCGGCAGCTCTCGATCAAGCTTCTGGCGGAGGGGGCGGGGCTGTCGGCCAGCCATCTGCGGCGGAAGTTCCGGGAGGAGCTCGGCATCGCGCTCGGAGACTACCTGGCCGAGCGGCGGCTCAACGCCGCCCGGCGGCTGCTCGAGGAGACGGACGAACCGGTCGGCCGGATCGCCGCCGCGTGCGGTTACGATTCGATTTACTCCTTCAGCCGCTTCTTCCGCAAGCGGACCGGCGTCGCGCCGTCGTTCTGGCGAAAGAGCGGCGGGCGCTGA
- a CDS encoding FAD-binding oxidoreductase: MSLSYKQFDETDLAELRKICAPERVIPGAGISEDYCHDELSGTFSRPDALVKAMSAEEVSAIMKYASANRIPVTPRGQGTGLVGGSVALFGGIMVDLSGMNRFLELDEENMTLTLEPGVLLMEISKYVEERGLFYPPDPGEKTATIGGNINTNAGGMRAVKYGVTRDYVRGLEVVLADGSIVELGGKVVKNSSGYSLKDLIVGSEGTLGIVTKAILRLLPLPRFKISLLVPFPDLPSAIRTVPAVIRASSVPTAVEFMEREVILAAEEFLGRKFPDNSSDAYLLLTFDGASKEEIDLASREAAHTCLAAGAIDVFLSNTAERNESIWSARGAFLEAIKASTTEMDECDVVVPRRDVAEFVLFSHSLQEKYGVRLRSFGHAGDGNLHIYVLRDGLDDAAWEKTLAAVFGELYARARQLNGKVSGEHGIGHAKRPYLAESQSASEQMLMAGIKQVFDPLNILNPSKVITPLNERDTIS, encoded by the coding sequence ATGTCGCTCTCCTACAAGCAATTCGATGAAACCGACCTCGCGGAGCTGCGGAAGATCTGCGCGCCGGAACGGGTGATCCCGGGCGCCGGAATCAGCGAGGATTACTGCCACGACGAGCTGTCGGGGACGTTCAGCCGGCCCGATGCGCTCGTAAAGGCGATGTCGGCGGAGGAGGTCTCCGCAATCATGAAATACGCCTCGGCGAACCGGATTCCGGTCACGCCGCGCGGCCAGGGGACCGGGCTGGTCGGCGGCTCGGTCGCGCTGTTCGGCGGCATCATGGTCGACCTCTCCGGCATGAACCGCTTCCTCGAGCTCGATGAGGAAAATATGACGCTGACGCTCGAACCGGGCGTACTGCTGATGGAAATCTCGAAATATGTCGAGGAGCGCGGGCTCTTCTACCCGCCCGACCCGGGCGAAAAAACCGCGACCATCGGCGGAAACATCAATACGAACGCCGGCGGCATGCGCGCGGTCAAATACGGCGTGACCCGCGACTACGTGCGCGGGCTCGAAGTCGTGCTGGCCGACGGCAGCATCGTCGAGCTCGGCGGCAAAGTCGTCAAAAACAGTTCCGGCTACAGTCTGAAGGATCTGATCGTCGGCTCAGAAGGAACGCTCGGCATCGTGACGAAGGCGATCCTGCGGCTGCTGCCGCTGCCGCGCTTCAAGATCAGTCTGCTCGTGCCGTTCCCGGACCTGCCGTCGGCGATCCGGACGGTTCCGGCGGTCATCCGCGCCAGTTCGGTGCCGACCGCGGTCGAATTCATGGAGCGCGAGGTGATTCTCGCGGCGGAGGAGTTCCTCGGCCGCAAGTTTCCGGACAACAGTTCGGATGCGTATCTGCTGCTGACCTTCGACGGAGCGAGCAAAGAGGAGATCGACCTCGCCAGCCGCGAGGCCGCGCACACCTGCCTCGCGGCGGGCGCGATCGACGTGTTCCTCTCAAACACGGCAGAACGGAATGAATCGATCTGGTCCGCGCGGGGCGCGTTCCTCGAAGCGATCAAGGCGTCGACGACCGAAATGGACGAGTGCGATGTGGTCGTGCCGCGCCGGGATGTGGCGGAATTCGTGCTGTTTTCGCATTCTCTGCAGGAGAAATACGGCGTCCGGCTCCGCTCCTTCGGCCACGCCGGGGACGGCAATCTGCACATCTACGTGCTGCGCGACGGGCTCGACGACGCCGCGTGGGAGAAAACGCTGGCAGCCGTCTTCGGCGAACTCTACGCCAGGGCGCGGCAGCTGAACGGCAAGGTCTCCGGCGAGCACGGCATCGGCCATGCGAAGCGGCCGTACCTGGCGGAGTCGCAAAGCGCCTCCGAACAGATGCTCATGGCCGGCATCAAACAGGTGTTCGACCCGCTGAACATCCTGAACCCGTCGAAAGTCATCACACCTCTGAATGAAAGGGACACAATATCATGA
- a CDS encoding GDSL-type esterase/lipase family protein, with translation MSGKYDALFDPESLRAIQEFYDTRERWQEILAYRKLADRIGHVRNLFYGDSITEAWPLHEHFPNHSLLNRGIGGDNVCGLYLRLAEDVFAYTPEKVFILIGINGIELPKQLILDRTRAVAELIRERGSRVYLGSILPLREPDGWDRFRYQDKIVEINAEQKAWSERNLDGFIDYHSLLKDETGQLAAEFARPDGTHVMPGAYRVMADAVRPFLA, from the coding sequence ATGAGCGGCAAATACGATGCATTGTTCGATCCGGAGAGTCTCCGGGCCATCCAGGAATTCTACGACACGCGCGAACGCTGGCAGGAGATCCTCGCTTATCGGAAACTGGCGGACCGGATCGGCCATGTCCGGAACCTCTTCTACGGCGACTCGATCACCGAAGCGTGGCCGCTGCATGAGCACTTCCCGAATCATTCGCTGCTGAACCGCGGCATCGGCGGGGACAACGTCTGCGGACTCTACCTGCGGCTTGCGGAAGATGTGTTCGCATATACACCGGAAAAGGTGTTCATCCTGATCGGAATCAACGGCATCGAACTGCCGAAGCAGCTGATCCTCGACCGCACCCGCGCCGTGGCGGAGCTGATCCGCGAGCGCGGCAGCCGGGTCTACCTCGGCAGCATCCTGCCGCTCCGCGAGCCGGACGGATGGGACCGCTTCCGCTATCAGGACAAGATCGTCGAAATCAACGCCGAACAGAAGGCGTGGAGCGAAAGGAACCTCGACGGCTTTATCGACTATCACTCGCTGCTGAAGGACGAAACCGGGCAGCTCGCGGCCGAATTCGCGCGGCCGGACGGCACCCACGTCATGCCCGGCGCCTACCGGGTCATGGCGGACGCCGTGCGTCCCTTCCTCGCCTGA
- a CDS encoding type II secretion system protein has product MKKHSGKYYVFGTIRQTFTLIELLVVIAIIGILAAMLLPALNQARARGKSISCTNNLSQIMKGHLFYAADNNDWIPVNIQYPRAMEPWTNLLTSAGNNNSGFESSGSGYIPWSVLLCPANAGADRAKFSSWYHCYGMFYVWRGHTVPAEVSAVWGEFRAPSGDDVAYKLTRMKRPSAVPAVADCSNGSQSRWLYNPWDLFENMGVHQLHGGRANLGMADGHTVSQSWQELIASPAKFKYARSAGGGLLGPAF; this is encoded by the coding sequence ATGAAGAAACATTCCGGGAAATATTACGTGTTCGGCACGATACGTCAAACTTTCACTCTGATTGAGCTTCTGGTCGTCATTGCGATCATCGGGATTCTGGCCGCGATGCTGCTGCCGGCGCTGAACCAGGCGCGCGCGCGCGGCAAGAGCATCTCCTGCACGAACAACCTTTCGCAGATTATGAAGGGGCACCTTTTTTACGCGGCGGACAACAACGACTGGATTCCGGTCAACATCCAATATCCGCGCGCCATGGAGCCGTGGACCAATCTGCTGACTTCCGCCGGCAATAACAACAGCGGCTTCGAGAGCAGCGGCAGCGGGTATATTCCGTGGAGTGTGCTGCTCTGTCCGGCCAACGCCGGGGCGGACCGCGCGAAATTCAGTTCCTGGTATCACTGCTACGGAATGTTCTACGTCTGGCGTGGCCATACGGTTCCGGCCGAAGTCAGCGCCGTCTGGGGAGAATTCCGCGCTCCCTCCGGCGACGATGTCGCCTATAAGCTGACCCGCATGAAGCGGCCGTCCGCCGTTCCGGCTGTCGCAGACTGCAGCAACGGCAGCCAGAGCCGCTGGCTTTACAATCCGTGGGACCTCTTCGAGAACATGGGCGTGCACCAGCTGCACGGCGGCCGCGCGAATCTCGGCATGGCGGACGGACACACCGTTTCGCAGAGCTGGCAGGAACTCATCGCGAGCCCCGCGAAGTTCAAATATGCGAGAAGCGCCGGCGGCGGTTTGCTCGGCCCGGCTTTCTGA
- a CDS encoding LacI family DNA-binding transcriptional regulator, which yields MNDKQDKPKSMAEIAEMLGITTTSVSLALRNSTLISSRLRNQVQKVAEECGFKARTYRRRRSAAETGAQPEEKITVLYDPVDSDDPVAQQIMNSVMKRLTELKVPFELCSCGDLYENPLLVENSTGVIYHYSFRPWFGSILEGIPQVAIMHEEIDIGPWDSFKPNEAMAGKLAANYLVDRGFDRAILTWEHSLAYHAETHPRLEGFRRRMREAKAEFVELEYDRADDPQIYLEQLRTAIEAYGGRAGIFAFCDQVAYKVCHALNFAGYSRKPKELEVISCDNTYLIRELDPPVPAVDLHIAEIATRAVDGLLWRIANPGASWQDVMLKPELVVPEGRPRRKVRENASDARPPGRKAEADAVPRM from the coding sequence ATGAACGATAAACAGGACAAGCCGAAAAGCATGGCGGAGATCGCGGAGATGCTCGGCATCACCACGACTTCGGTGTCGCTGGCGCTGCGGAACTCGACCCTGATTTCGAGCAGGCTGCGCAACCAGGTGCAGAAGGTGGCGGAGGAGTGCGGCTTCAAGGCGCGCACCTACCGGAGACGGCGGAGCGCGGCGGAAACGGGCGCGCAGCCCGAGGAGAAGATCACGGTTCTGTACGACCCGGTCGATTCGGACGACCCTGTCGCGCAGCAGATCATGAACAGCGTCATGAAACGGCTGACCGAGCTCAAAGTGCCGTTCGAACTCTGTTCCTGCGGCGATCTGTATGAGAATCCGCTGCTGGTCGAAAATTCGACCGGGGTGATCTACCATTACAGCTTCCGGCCGTGGTTCGGTTCGATTCTGGAGGGGATTCCGCAGGTGGCGATCATGCACGAGGAGATCGACATCGGCCCGTGGGACAGCTTCAAGCCGAACGAGGCGATGGCCGGAAAGCTCGCGGCGAATTACCTGGTCGACCGGGGGTTCGACCGGGCGATCCTGACCTGGGAGCACAGTCTGGCCTATCACGCCGAGACGCACCCGCGCCTCGAGGGGTTCCGCCGCCGGATGCGCGAGGCGAAGGCCGAATTCGTCGAGCTCGAGTACGACCGCGCCGATGATCCGCAGATTTATCTGGAACAGCTCAGGACGGCGATCGAGGCGTACGGCGGCCGTGCCGGAATCTTCGCGTTCTGCGATCAGGTGGCCTACAAAGTCTGCCATGCGCTGAATTTCGCAGGGTATTCCCGCAAGCCGAAGGAGCTCGAAGTCATCTCCTGCGACAACACCTACCTGATCCGGGAGCTCGATCCGCCGGTTCCGGCGGTGGACCTCCATATCGCGGAGATCGCGACCCGCGCCGTGGACGGATTGCTCTGGCGGATCGCCAATCCCGGCGCGAGCTGGCAGGATGTGATGCTCAAGCCGGAGCTCGTCGTGCCGGAGGGCCGTCCCCGGCGGAAAGTCCGGGAAAACGCCTCCGACGCGAGGCCGCCGGGCCGTAAGGCTGAGGCGGACGCTGTCCCGCGGATGTGA